The proteins below come from a single Parageobacillus thermoglucosidasius genomic window:
- the ytxJ gene encoding bacillithiol system redox-active protein YtxJ, translated as MGKKKLETIEQFQEVLKNGERFLFIKHSLTCPISQAAFQECEKFVADYPEVDTYYLFVQEARPLSNYIAETFGVKHESPQALLFENGAVAWHTSHWNITYDALKKQIMQAP; from the coding sequence GTGGGAAAGAAGAAACTGGAGACAATAGAACAATTTCAAGAAGTGTTGAAAAATGGGGAACGGTTTTTATTTATCAAACATAGTCTAACATGTCCGATAAGCCAAGCGGCGTTTCAAGAATGTGAAAAGTTTGTTGCCGACTATCCGGAAGTGGATACATATTATTTGTTTGTGCAAGAAGCACGTCCGCTTTCGAATTATATCGCTGAAACGTTTGGCGTAAAACATGAATCGCCGCAGGCGCTTTTGTTTGAAAATGGGGCTGTCGCGTGGCACACATCGCATTGGAATATCACGTATGATGCCTTGAAAAAGCAGATCATGCAAGCGCCGTAA
- a CDS encoding YtxH domain-containing protein — translation MAKNNGGFLLGAIVGGIAGAVATLLLTSEKGKQWIAEMNESGKLEPVKTTATEWLEVAKEKTKEVTKFIPIGKADSQRASSEAEAPSISVSAADETENIEKLLREAEEAFDDAEQKLQRQNETE, via the coding sequence ATGGCAAAAAATAATGGCGGCTTTTTGCTGGGGGCGATTGTCGGCGGGATCGCCGGCGCGGTGGCAACACTGCTGTTGACAAGCGAAAAAGGGAAACAGTGGATTGCGGAAATGAATGAATCAGGGAAATTGGAGCCAGTGAAAACAACAGCGACGGAATGGTTAGAAGTAGCGAAAGAAAAAACGAAAGAAGTAACGAAGTTTATTCCAATTGGAAAAGCAGATTCGCAGCGCGCCTCTTCTGAAGCGGAAGCGCCGTCGATTTCGGTTTCAGCGGCGGATGAGACGGAAAATATCGAAAAATTGCTGAGAGAAGCGGAAGAAGCGTTCGATGATGCAGAACAAAAACTGCAAAGACAAAATGAAACGGAGTGA
- a CDS encoding DUF948 domain-containing protein gives MKIILYASIALIAVSFFILVVYLARTLTTLQEALRRLTAAIDHMDKEVQSIGAETTQLLKKTNALADGVQKKVEGLNSLVHAVSDVSSTVQSFNRSLQQISASVTKQVETHQEKVVKIMQWGNAFVEIWEKWKERRQKR, from the coding sequence GTGAAAATTATCTTATACGCCAGCATTGCGCTGATTGCCGTTTCTTTTTTCATATTGGTCGTCTATCTTGCAAGAACGTTAACGACATTGCAGGAAGCGCTTCGCCGTTTGACGGCGGCCATCGACCATATGGATAAAGAAGTGCAAAGCATCGGCGCTGAAACGACGCAGCTGTTGAAAAAAACGAACGCACTTGCTGACGGTGTGCAAAAAAAGGTGGAAGGATTGAATTCGCTCGTTCACGCTGTCAGTGATGTCAGCTCTACCGTTCAATCGTTCAACCGTTCGCTGCAGCAAATTTCCGCATCTGTGACAAAACAGGTAGAAACGCACCAAGAAAAAGTGGTAAAAATTATGCAATGGGGAAATGCTTTTGTGGAAATATGGGAAAAATGGAAGGAAAGGAGACAAAAAAGGTGA
- the murC gene encoding UDP-N-acetylmuramate--L-alanine ligase: MTIYHFVGIKGTGMSALAQVLHDMNYTVQGSDVEKRFFTQKALEERGIPILPFNKENIKPGYTVIAGNAFPDTHEEIQAAYELGVPVIRYHRFLGEFLQKFTSIAVAGSHGKTSTTGLLAHVMQGAHSTSYLIGDGTGKGIEGSKYFVFEACEYRRHFLSYFPDYAIMTNIDFDHPDYFANIDDVFSAFQEMALQVKKGIIACGDDEYLQKIKAKVPVLFYGFGDDNDFQARNVVKTTEGTSFDVFVRNTFFASFEIPRFGDHNVLNALAVIALCHYEEIDVHIIQERLKTFQGVKRRFSEKVLGNQILIDDYAHHPREIIATIDAARQKYPGREIVAIFQPHTYTRTQAFLREFAESLQQADQVYLCDIFGSAREHHGKLSIQDLQAQIPNSRLIQENDTSVLKQHENAVLIFMGAGDIQKFQEAYERTVRSV; encoded by the coding sequence ATGACTATTTATCATTTTGTTGGCATTAAAGGAACAGGAATGAGCGCATTGGCGCAAGTTCTTCATGATATGAACTATACGGTCCAAGGTTCAGATGTCGAGAAGCGTTTTTTTACACAAAAAGCATTAGAGGAGCGAGGGATTCCCATTTTGCCCTTTAACAAAGAGAATATTAAACCGGGTTATACGGTGATTGCGGGCAACGCTTTTCCTGATACGCACGAGGAAATCCAAGCTGCTTACGAATTAGGGGTTCCGGTGATACGGTACCATCGTTTTTTAGGAGAATTTTTACAAAAATTTACAAGTATTGCAGTGGCGGGGTCGCACGGAAAAACGTCGACGACCGGTTTGCTTGCCCATGTGATGCAAGGGGCGCATTCCACATCGTATTTAATTGGTGACGGAACAGGAAAAGGAATCGAAGGAAGCAAATATTTTGTGTTTGAGGCATGCGAATACCGCCGCCATTTCTTATCCTACTTTCCAGATTATGCAATTATGACAAACATTGATTTTGACCATCCGGATTATTTTGCCAATATCGACGATGTATTTTCAGCGTTCCAAGAAATGGCGCTGCAAGTGAAGAAAGGGATTATCGCTTGCGGAGATGATGAATATTTACAAAAAATTAAAGCGAAAGTGCCGGTGCTGTTTTACGGCTTTGGCGATGATAATGATTTCCAAGCGCGCAACGTGGTGAAAACAACAGAAGGAACGTCGTTTGACGTGTTTGTTCGCAATACGTTTTTCGCTTCATTTGAAATTCCGCGCTTTGGTGACCATAACGTATTAAATGCGCTTGCTGTTATCGCGCTTTGCCATTATGAAGAGATCGATGTCCACATTATTCAAGAACGGTTAAAAACGTTCCAAGGCGTGAAACGCCGTTTTAGTGAAAAAGTGCTTGGCAACCAAATTTTAATTGATGACTATGCCCATCATCCGCGGGAAATTATCGCAACGATTGATGCGGCGAGACAAAAATATCCGGGACGCGAAATTGTCGCGATTTTTCAGCCGCATACGTATACGAGGACGCAAGCGTTTTTGCGGGAGTTTGCCGAAAGTCTGCAGCAAGCTGACCAAGTGTATTTATGTGATATATTTGGTTCTGCCCGCGAGCATCACGGCAAATTATCGATTCAAGATTTGCAAGCGCAAATCCCGAATTCCCGGCTTATTCAAGAAAATGATACATCCGTGCTAAAGCAACATGAAAACGCGGTATTAATTTTTATGGGCGCGGGAGATATTCAAAAGTTTCAAGAAGCATACGAGCGGACGGTCCGTTCGGTATAG
- a CDS encoding DNA translocase FtsK, translating into MKWLKRFIRYLLETEEEEQYVPPRKKQHSSQLDVKIAYQYPKGNFRFPLIPDEPAPERRHPSFRQEHSDYLPRHVDEGRQNSLDDLEKKPFRPSDVPSPVYGYKRAMKKSEPVVEWELPSRSREEETEILPSVPKEKTDEISIRAPVSLEQSEENEKEFVNDDVQEKDGEFPSAKGEEGEQDEAKTEEKETILQEARDDAAEANDHRTDKQAPRAARSRIPYNVIMLKQDRKKWEEKKQSPANGYAFPPLSLLERPQQRQESDEQWIREQCARLNRTFASFHIGAKVVHTTQGPTVTRFEVQPDLGVKVSKITNLTDDIKLNLAAKDIRIEAPIPGKSTIGIEVPNVKSRPVFIREILESDAFRNNPSPLTVALGLDISGMPVVTDLKKMPHGLIAGATGSGKSVCINAMIVSLLYKAAPHEVKMLLIDPKMVELAPYNDIPHLVSPVITDVKAATGALKWAVEEMERRYELFAHTGVRDIQRYNELVKQKGSLGHHLPYIVIIIDELADLMMVAPADVEEAICRIAQKARACGIHLVVATQRPSVDVITGLIKANIPTRIAFSVSSQVDSRTIIDVNGAEKLLGRGDMLFLENGSSKTVRVQGNFVSDEEIERVVAHVKAQMAPSYLFQQDDFAKKTVANHEEDELFYEACEFVVQQGGASTSSLQRHFRIGYNRAARLIEMMEEQGIVSEARGSKPRDVLITEEELAKLQENSMI; encoded by the coding sequence GTGAAATGGTTAAAACGTTTCATTCGTTATTTGTTGGAAACAGAAGAGGAAGAACAATACGTTCCGCCGCGGAAAAAGCAGCATTCTTCCCAATTGGATGTCAAGATAGCCTATCAATATCCAAAAGGGAACTTTCGTTTTCCGCTTATTCCGGATGAGCCGGCGCCGGAACGCCGCCATCCCTCATTTCGTCAGGAGCATTCTGATTATTTGCCAAGGCATGTGGACGAAGGCCGGCAAAATAGTTTGGATGATTTGGAAAAAAAGCCGTTTCGTCCTTCTGATGTGCCGTCGCCCGTTTATGGATATAAACGGGCAATGAAAAAAAGCGAGCCCGTGGTAGAATGGGAGCTGCCGTCTCGTTCGCGAGAAGAGGAAACGGAGATATTGCCATCTGTTCCGAAAGAAAAAACAGACGAAATCAGCATTCGTGCGCCAGTGTCACTAGAACAGTCGGAGGAGAACGAAAAAGAGTTCGTTAACGATGATGTGCAAGAAAAAGATGGAGAATTCCCTTCGGCAAAAGGCGAAGAAGGCGAGCAAGATGAAGCGAAGACAGAGGAAAAAGAAACAATTTTGCAAGAGGCAAGGGACGATGCGGCTGAAGCCAATGACCATCGTACGGACAAACAGGCGCCCCGTGCGGCACGTTCTCGCATTCCATATAACGTGATCATGTTAAAACAAGATCGAAAAAAATGGGAAGAAAAAAAGCAGTCTCCGGCCAATGGATACGCCTTCCCGCCGCTATCGCTGCTGGAAAGGCCGCAGCAAAGGCAAGAAAGCGATGAACAATGGATTCGCGAACAATGTGCGCGGCTGAATCGGACATTTGCCAGCTTCCACATTGGCGCCAAAGTGGTCCATACGACACAAGGACCGACGGTAACGCGGTTTGAAGTGCAGCCAGACCTTGGAGTCAAAGTAAGCAAAATCACGAATTTAACGGATGATATTAAACTGAACTTAGCGGCAAAAGATATCCGGATTGAAGCGCCGATTCCCGGAAAAAGCACGATCGGCATCGAAGTCCCGAACGTAAAAAGCCGCCCTGTATTTATCCGGGAAATTTTAGAAAGTGATGCGTTTCGCAATAACCCGTCTCCATTAACGGTTGCGCTTGGGCTTGATATATCGGGGATGCCAGTGGTCACCGATTTAAAAAAGATGCCGCACGGATTGATTGCTGGAGCGACAGGATCAGGAAAAAGCGTATGCATCAATGCGATGATTGTCAGTTTGCTATACAAAGCTGCTCCGCATGAAGTGAAAATGCTTCTGATTGACCCGAAAATGGTGGAGCTTGCTCCATATAACGATATTCCGCATCTGGTCAGCCCGGTCATTACCGATGTGAAGGCGGCAACGGGGGCGCTGAAATGGGCGGTGGAAGAAATGGAGCGGCGGTATGAACTTTTCGCCCATACAGGTGTCCGTGACATTCAACGATATAATGAGCTCGTAAAACAGAAAGGCAGTCTTGGACACCATCTTCCATATATCGTTATTATCATCGATGAGCTGGCCGATTTAATGATGGTAGCGCCGGCGGATGTCGAAGAAGCGATTTGCCGCATCGCGCAAAAAGCAAGGGCGTGCGGAATTCATTTAGTTGTGGCGACACAGCGCCCGTCCGTTGATGTCATCACTGGGCTTATCAAAGCGAATATCCCGACAAGGATCGCCTTTTCTGTCTCTTCGCAAGTCGATTCGCGGACAATTATCGATGTTAACGGCGCGGAAAAATTGCTTGGACGCGGCGACATGCTGTTTTTAGAAAATGGTTCCTCGAAAACGGTGCGTGTGCAAGGCAATTTCGTATCAGACGAAGAAATTGAGCGGGTCGTCGCCCATGTGAAAGCGCAGATGGCGCCTTCTTATTTGTTTCAGCAAGATGATTTTGCCAAAAAGACGGTCGCCAATCACGAAGAAGATGAACTTTTTTATGAAGCTTGCGAGTTTGTCGTACAGCAAGGAGGAGCTTCAACGTCAAGCTTGCAACGCCATTTCCGCATCGGCTATAATCGCGCGGCGCGCCTAATCGAGATGATGGAAGAACAAGGCATTGTTTCGGAAGCGCGCGGCAGCAAACCGCGGGACGTGTTGATTACGGAAGAGGAATTGGCGAAGCTGCAAGAAAATAGTATGATATGA
- the ytpR gene encoding YtpR family tRNA-binding protein encodes MNVFYNREGVGDVLLVSLKPIPQEQRAFERKGDVVRIFDEKTGETAGYNIFQASAYHHFDGNGLLELNESLVSVINDILQKNGWNETIKADLSPKFVVGYVKEKKKHPNADKLSVCQVDVGTETLQIVCGAPNVEAGQKVVVAKIGAVMPSGLVIQEAELRGVPSYGMICSARELELPNAPQEKGILVLSDEYEVGQPFTW; translated from the coding sequence ATGAACGTATTTTATAACCGCGAAGGAGTCGGCGATGTGCTGCTCGTTTCATTAAAGCCGATTCCGCAAGAGCAGCGGGCGTTTGAAAGAAAAGGAGATGTCGTCCGCATCTTTGATGAAAAAACAGGAGAGACGGCAGGATATAATATTTTTCAAGCTTCTGCTTATCATCATTTTGATGGTAACGGCTTGCTTGAGCTGAACGAAAGCCTCGTTTCCGTGATTAACGATATATTGCAAAAAAACGGATGGAACGAAACGATTAAAGCCGATCTTTCGCCAAAATTTGTAGTTGGCTATGTGAAAGAGAAAAAGAAACATCCAAATGCGGATAAATTGAGCGTATGCCAAGTGGACGTCGGAACAGAAACATTGCAAATTGTATGCGGCGCGCCGAATGTGGAAGCGGGGCAAAAGGTCGTTGTTGCCAAAATCGGCGCGGTGATGCCGAGCGGACTTGTCATTCAAGAAGCAGAATTGCGCGGTGTTCCGTCGTACGGAATGATTTGTTCCGCGCGCGAATTGGAATTGCCAAACGCCCCGCAAGAAAAAGGCATTTTAGTATTATCCGATGAATATGAAGTGGGGCAGCCGTTCACTTGGTGA
- a CDS encoding DUF1444 domain-containing protein, translating into MDSKQMYEQIKKKLARNDWTFQFDRKKDTLRIEDKKTKKGVTISLPGVIAKWHEQKDEAVDEIVYYVEQALNTMHENHTLSGKEKDIYPVIRSTSFPTETKEGIPLLYDDHTAETRIYYALDLGNAYRLIDKKMLEQEQWNEERIKEIARFNVRSLDVNVKEDKVAGNTFYFVNTNDGYDASRILNEPFLAKMRKKITGTMALAVPHQDVLIIADLQNEAGYDVLAQMTMSFFASGRVPITALSFLYEDGELEPIFILGKNYRKK; encoded by the coding sequence ATGGATAGCAAACAAATGTATGAACAAATAAAGAAAAAGCTTGCCCGCAATGATTGGACGTTTCAATTTGACCGAAAAAAGGACACGCTCCGCATTGAAGATAAAAAAACGAAAAAAGGGGTAACGATCTCGCTTCCAGGCGTCATTGCAAAATGGCATGAACAAAAAGACGAAGCGGTTGACGAAATTGTATATTACGTGGAACAAGCGCTTAATACGATGCATGAAAACCATACGCTTTCCGGAAAAGAAAAAGATATTTACCCGGTCATCCGCTCGACGTCGTTTCCGACAGAGACAAAAGAAGGAATTCCGCTTCTTTATGACGACCATACGGCGGAAACCCGCATTTATTATGCGCTTGACTTGGGAAATGCGTATCGGCTGATCGACAAAAAGATGTTGGAACAAGAACAATGGAACGAAGAACGAATAAAAGAAATCGCCCGTTTCAACGTTCGGTCGCTGGATGTGAATGTCAAAGAGGACAAAGTGGCGGGAAATACGTTTTATTTCGTAAATACCAATGACGGCTATGACGCAAGCCGCATTTTAAACGAGCCATTTTTAGCGAAGATGAGAAAGAAAATAACGGGAACGATGGCGCTTGCTGTGCCTCATCAAGATGTGCTGATTATTGCCGATTTGCAAAATGAAGCGGGATACGATGTGCTTGCGCAAATGACGATGAGCTTTTTTGCGAGTGGACGAGTGCCGATAACCGCTTTATCATTTTTATATGAAGATGGAGAACTTGAGCCGATTTTTATTTTAGGAAAAAACTATCGCAAAAAATAA
- a CDS encoding thioredoxin family protein yields MKSIETAAQYEEIKNTKKAIFVFSADWCPDCRFIRPFLPEIEQTFTEYEFYYVDRDQLLEVCQQENVFGIPSFIAYDNGKELGRFVSRDRKTKEEVERFIRGLS; encoded by the coding sequence ATGAAATCGATTGAAACAGCGGCACAATATGAGGAAATAAAAAACACCAAAAAAGCGATATTCGTTTTTTCCGCTGATTGGTGCCCAGACTGCCGGTTTATTCGGCCATTTTTGCCGGAAATCGAGCAGACTTTTACCGAGTATGAGTTTTATTACGTTGATCGCGACCAATTGCTTGAAGTATGCCAGCAAGAAAATGTTTTTGGCATTCCAAGCTTTATTGCTTATGATAACGGCAAAGAGTTAGGCCGGTTTGTCAGCCGGGACCGCAAAACGAAAGAGGAAGTCGAACGGTTCATCCGCGGCTTGTCATAA
- a CDS encoding DUF84 family protein has translation MKRIAIGTTNPAKIMAVKSVFSSEQYALVPTDVPSDVSAQPLSDRETRQGAMNRAKHALTKENADIGIGLEGGVMEIDGELWLCNWGALVDRDGTVITAGGARIPLPLEVAGEIRSGRELGDVMAQYTGKRNIRRHEGAIGVFTNGYVDRSGMFCHIVQLLAGQYEFFCQNR, from the coding sequence ATGAAAAGAATTGCCATCGGTACAACCAATCCAGCGAAAATTATGGCAGTAAAATCGGTTTTTTCTTCGGAACAGTATGCGCTTGTGCCAACGGACGTGCCATCTGATGTTTCCGCCCAGCCGCTTTCCGACCGTGAAACGCGCCAAGGGGCAATGAATCGGGCGAAACATGCGTTAACAAAAGAAAATGCGGACATTGGCATCGGCTTGGAAGGCGGCGTGATGGAGATAGACGGGGAATTATGGCTTTGTAATTGGGGGGCGCTTGTCGACCGTGACGGCACCGTGATTACCGCCGGCGGGGCGCGCATTCCGCTTCCTTTGGAAGTGGCGGGCGAAATCCGTTCTGGCAGGGAGCTTGGCGACGTCATGGCGCAATATACAGGAAAAAGAAACATCCGCCGTCATGAAGGGGCGATCGGCGTTTTTACAAACGGCTATGTTGATCGATCTGGCATGTTTTGCCATATTGTTCAGTTGTTAGCAGGGCAGTATGAATTTTTTTGTCAAAATCGCTGA
- a CDS encoding M42 family metallopeptidase — protein MNVETLQLFRTLTELPGAPGNEHAVRKFMRKELEKYADEVVQDRLGSIFGVKRGDESGPIVMVAGHMDEVGFMVTAITDNGMIRFQPLGGWWNQVLLAQRVQIITDHGPVIGVISSVPPHLLSEEQRNKPMEIKNMLIDVGADDREDAKKMGIKPGQQIVPVCPFTPMANPKKILAKAWDNRYGCGLAIELLKELKEEKLPNVLYSGATVQEEVGLRGAQTAATMIQPDIFFALDASPANDMTGDAKEFGHLGKGALVRIYDRSMVTHRGMREFVLDTAETHGIPYQFFVSPGGGTDAGRVHIANSGVPSAVIGICSRYIHTHASIIHVDDYAAAKQLLIELVKRCDKATVDAIKQNS, from the coding sequence ATGAATGTAGAAACGCTTCAACTGTTCCGGACATTGACCGAATTGCCAGGGGCGCCGGGCAATGAACATGCAGTGCGGAAGTTTATGCGCAAAGAGCTGGAAAAATACGCTGATGAAGTGGTGCAAGACCGGCTTGGCAGCATTTTTGGCGTCAAGCGCGGCGATGAAAGCGGCCCAATTGTGATGGTCGCGGGGCACATGGACGAAGTCGGCTTTATGGTCACTGCTATTACCGATAACGGCATGATTCGTTTTCAACCGCTCGGCGGCTGGTGGAACCAAGTATTGCTAGCGCAGCGCGTGCAAATTATTACCGATCACGGTCCAGTCATTGGCGTTATCAGTTCGGTTCCGCCGCATTTATTGAGCGAGGAGCAGCGGAACAAACCGATGGAGATCAAAAACATGCTGATTGACGTAGGTGCCGATGACCGCGAAGACGCGAAAAAGATGGGGATTAAGCCGGGGCAACAAATTGTGCCGGTTTGCCCGTTTACGCCGATGGCCAATCCGAAAAAGATTTTAGCGAAAGCGTGGGACAATCGTTACGGATGCGGGCTGGCCATTGAATTGTTGAAAGAGTTGAAAGAGGAGAAACTGCCAAACGTGTTATATTCGGGAGCAACTGTCCAGGAAGAGGTCGGATTGCGCGGGGCGCAAACCGCCGCAACGATGATTCAGCCGGATATCTTTTTCGCGCTGGATGCCAGCCCGGCGAATGATATGACCGGAGACGCGAAAGAATTCGGCCATCTTGGAAAAGGGGCGCTTGTCCGCATTTATGACCGTTCGATGGTGACCCATCGCGGCATGCGTGAATTTGTATTAGATACAGCGGAAACGCATGGCATCCCATATCAATTTTTCGTTTCGCCGGGCGGAGGAACGGATGCTGGAAGAGTACATATCGCCAACAGCGGGGTGCCGTCTGCGGTGATCGGCATTTGCTCCCGGTATATTCATACACATGCGTCGATCATTCATGTCGATGATTATGCGGCAGCAAAGCAGCTGCTTATTGAGCTTGTCAAGCGGTGCGATAAAGCAACCGTCGATGCCATTAAGCAAAATAGTTAA
- a CDS encoding PepSY domain-containing protein, with the protein MNWKKFIIGAITGFAAAYAVSTQLKQRMISAEKALSLAKDALQRHGAVSGSWIQANPETYEKDNVIYTVYKGGVCRDNQQYEFVIDAYTGTIIDTNPL; encoded by the coding sequence ATGAATTGGAAAAAATTTATCATTGGCGCAATCACCGGCTTTGCCGCCGCTTATGCCGTCTCAACGCAGCTCAAACAGAGAATGATTTCTGCAGAAAAAGCACTTTCGCTGGCAAAAGATGCCTTGCAGCGCCATGGAGCAGTCAGCGGTTCATGGATTCAAGCAAATCCGGAAACATATGAAAAAGACAATGTCATCTACACAGTGTACAAAGGTGGCGTTTGCCGCGACAATCAACAATACGAGTTTGTCATCGACGCTTATACAGGAACCATCATCGACACGAATCCGCTTTAA
- a CDS encoding YtnP family quorum-quenching lactonase, producing the protein MEQLQIGKIKMTWLNGGVTHLDGGAMFGVVPKPLWSKKYPPNDNNQIQLRTDPILVQVDGKNILIESGIGNGKLSDKQKRNFGVTEEAKLEQSLEQLGLTADDIDIILMTHMHFDHACGLTKWEGGRLVSAFPRAQIITSQIEWDEMRQPNIRSRNTYWKENWEPIAEQVVPFEKEKEIASGVKMVHTGGHSNGHSIIIMESGGEMAIHMADLLATHAHQNVLWVMAYDDYPMTSISEKQKWIPYAIEKQAWFTFYHDAHYRALKWDEHGNIIAHIKRVQDE; encoded by the coding sequence ATGGAACAATTGCAAATCGGAAAAATCAAAATGACATGGTTAAACGGAGGGGTGACCCATTTAGACGGCGGAGCGATGTTTGGGGTAGTGCCAAAGCCGCTATGGTCGAAAAAATATCCGCCTAACGACAACAATCAAATCCAATTGCGCACCGATCCAATTCTCGTACAAGTGGATGGAAAAAATATTTTGATTGAATCAGGGATTGGCAACGGCAAATTATCGGATAAACAAAAGCGGAATTTCGGCGTAACGGAGGAAGCAAAGCTGGAACAGTCGCTCGAGCAGCTTGGACTGACGGCGGACGATATTGATATCATTTTAATGACACATATGCACTTTGACCATGCTTGCGGTTTGACAAAATGGGAAGGAGGTCGGCTCGTTTCGGCTTTTCCGCGCGCGCAAATTATAACATCACAAATCGAATGGGATGAGATGAGGCAGCCGAACATCCGCTCACGCAATACGTATTGGAAAGAAAATTGGGAGCCGATTGCCGAACAGGTCGTTCCGTTTGAAAAAGAGAAAGAAATTGCAAGCGGTGTCAAAATGGTACATACAGGAGGGCATAGCAACGGGCATTCGATCATTATTATGGAGTCGGGCGGAGAAATGGCGATTCATATGGCCGATCTGCTGGCAACGCACGCCCATCAAAATGTATTATGGGTGATGGCATACGATGATTATCCAATGACATCGATTTCCGAAAAACAAAAATGGATTCCGTATGCGATTGAAAAACAGGCATGGTTTACGTTTTATCACGACGCGCATTATCGGGCGCTTAAATGGGATGAACACGGAAATATCATTGCCCATATTAAGCGAGTCCAAGATGAGTAA
- the trmB gene encoding tRNA (guanosine(46)-N7)-methyltransferase TrmB, which produces MRLRNKPWAKEKIAAYPQYVIPHPEEYKGRWNELFGNDHPIHIEIGTGKGKFITEMAKANPNINYIGIELYPSVLVSALDKLIANELPNLRLLNVNAKDLPNFFAEGEIERIYLNFSDPWPKKRHEKRRLTYRSFLELYEKVLVDEGEIHFKTDNQGFFEYSLVSFSQYGLVLTYVSLDLHNSDFEGNIMTEYEEKFSAKGNRIYRCEVKYPPKQRHS; this is translated from the coding sequence ATGCGTCTGCGTAATAAACCATGGGCAAAAGAAAAAATTGCTGCATATCCGCAATACGTTATTCCACATCCGGAGGAATATAAAGGAAGATGGAATGAGCTGTTCGGCAATGATCATCCGATTCATATCGAAATCGGCACCGGAAAAGGAAAATTTATAACAGAAATGGCAAAGGCAAATCCGAACATTAACTATATTGGCATTGAACTGTACCCGAGCGTGCTTGTCTCCGCGCTTGATAAACTTATTGCAAACGAATTGCCGAATTTACGTTTACTAAATGTGAATGCGAAAGATTTGCCGAACTTTTTTGCGGAGGGCGAAATCGAGCGCATTTATTTAAATTTCTCCGACCCGTGGCCGAAAAAACGCCATGAAAAACGGCGGTTGACATATCGCTCATTTCTGGAGCTGTATGAGAAAGTGTTGGTGGATGAAGGGGAAATCCATTTTAAAACCGATAACCAAGGTTTTTTCGAATATTCGCTTGTCAGTTTTTCGCAATACGGGTTAGTGCTGACATACGTAAGTTTGGATTTGCACAATAGCGATTTTGAAGGAAATATTATGACAGAATACGAAGAAAAGTTTTCGGCAAAAGGGAACCGCATTTACCGCTGTGAAGTAAAATATCCGCCAAAACAGCGCCATTCATAA
- a CDS encoding YtzH-like family protein — translation MPLNHEHQITILKDILSEHEADCCGTVSECEQIERLVKSLMGNDQVHPQVKSVLPDIYAYGQNGKYSADLNSHILSHQQQLSEWVNQLT, via the coding sequence TTGCCACTAAACCATGAGCATCAAATCACCATATTAAAAGATATTTTATCGGAACACGAAGCGGACTGCTGCGGCACTGTGTCCGAATGTGAACAAATTGAGCGGCTTGTAAAATCATTGATGGGAAACGACCAAGTGCATCCACAAGTAAAAAGCGTGCTTCCGGACATTTACGCATACGGACAAAACGGAAAGTACAGCGCTGACTTAAACTCCCATATTTTGTCCCATCAGCAACAATTATCGGAGTGGGTCAATCAGCTTACGTAG